A single window of Pseudomonadota bacterium DNA harbors:
- a CDS encoding ABC transporter substrate-binding protein encodes MPNTAVTCLPRRLAAACLALAALWSGGTLAATPEQQELKIGFIKLTDCAPLVVAYEKGYFEDEGLYVTLEAQANWKVVLDRVVDGSLDASHMLPGQPLAAAAGFGPPADLVGVAVMGVNTLAVTLGNEVWSALKPTLPLADGLPVHPITADHLKGVVDGVKAGGKQFAMGMVFPTSTHNYLLRYWLAAGGIHPGFYTATDSTGTTDAEVLLSVTPPPQMPATLGAGTIAGFSVGEPWNQQAGLKGIGVPVITAAEIWSRTPEKVLGLRRDFVDKNPETVKALVKAVIRAEQWLDADRGANRAELAKMLARPEYVGADVTVLSGPLRGQYQYEKGDVRATPEANVYFAAHAGYPFYGDAVWYLTQMRRWGQLPKAQSDAWYTDTAKKVYRADVYRAAAEELIAAGGADASLLPPADSAVAGASKFIDGIEFDAAQPNAYLARLAIGQQGGAK; translated from the coding sequence ATGCCGAACACCGCCGTCACCTGCCTGCCACGACGCCTCGCGGCCGCCTGCCTGGCGCTCGCCGCGCTGTGGAGCGGCGGCACGCTCGCCGCCACGCCCGAACAACAGGAACTCAAGATCGGATTCATCAAGCTCACCGATTGCGCACCGCTGGTAGTGGCCTACGAGAAGGGCTACTTCGAAGACGAAGGCCTGTACGTGACCTTGGAAGCGCAGGCCAACTGGAAAGTGGTGCTCGATCGCGTGGTCGACGGTTCGCTCGACGCGTCGCACATGCTGCCCGGCCAGCCGCTGGCGGCCGCCGCCGGTTTCGGCCCGCCGGCCGACCTGGTCGGCGTGGCGGTGATGGGCGTCAACACCCTGGCCGTGACGCTCGGCAACGAAGTGTGGAGCGCGCTCAAGCCGACACTGCCGCTTGCCGACGGCCTTCCCGTGCATCCCATCACGGCCGATCACCTGAAGGGCGTCGTCGATGGCGTCAAGGCCGGTGGCAAGCAGTTCGCGATGGGCATGGTGTTTCCGACTTCCACGCACAATTACCTGTTGCGCTACTGGCTGGCGGCGGGTGGCATTCATCCCGGTTTCTACACCGCCACCGACAGCACCGGTACCACCGATGCCGAGGTGCTGTTGTCGGTCACGCCGCCGCCGCAAATGCCGGCCACGCTCGGTGCCGGCACCATCGCCGGCTTCAGCGTCGGTGAACCGTGGAATCAGCAGGCCGGATTGAAGGGCATCGGCGTGCCTGTGATCACCGCCGCCGAGATCTGGTCGCGCACGCCGGAGAAAGTGCTGGGCCTGCGGCGCGACTTCGTCGACAAGAATCCCGAGACCGTCAAGGCGCTGGTCAAGGCGGTGATCCGCGCCGAGCAGTGGCTGGATGCCGATCGCGGCGCCAACCGCGCGGAACTCGCCAAGATGCTGGCGCGCCCCGAATACGTCGGTGCCGATGTGACGGTGTTGAGCGGGCCGCTGCGCGGCCAATACCAGTACGAAAAAGGTGACGTGCGCGCCACGCCCGAAGCGAACGTCTACTTCGCGGCGCACGCTGGTTATCCCTTCTACGGTGACGCGGTGTGGTATCTCACGCAGATGCGCCGCTGGGGACAGCTGCCGAAGGCGCAGAGCGACGCCTGGTACACCGACACCGCGAAGAAGGTGTACCGCGCCGATGTCTACCGCGCCGCCGCCGAGGAACTGATCGCGGCCGGCGGTGCCGACGCGTCGCTGCTGCCGCCGGCCGACAGCGCGGTGGCGGGCGCGTCGAAGTTCATCGACGGCATCGAGTTCGACGCCGCCCAGCCCAACGCCTACCTCGCCAGGCTCGCCATCGGCCAGCAGGGAGGTGCGAAATGA
- a CDS encoding ABC transporter substrate-binding protein, translating to MTHTIKRRVEHEQVRVGYLALTDCAPLVVAAALGFDARHGIRIVASREPSWAAVRDKLLGGALDAAQMLYGLVYGVELGIGGPRRDMAVLMTLNQNGQAITLGNSLRALGVTSGAELADYLEHSGEDAHFAHTFPTGTHALWLYYWLAAHGIDPLRDVRTSTVPPMQMVERLGEGSIDGYCAGEPWNARALAAGVGYTVATSQQVWPEHPEKTLAATRAFVSARPRAARALVMAVLEACRYLDELPNRVGVANLLASEDCLGLPASLIAARLGGDYIDGLGHHWQDEHAIRFHDAGRVNYPYLSDGMWFMTQFRRWGLLHHDPDYAAVAAAVNQSALYADAAAALGVPLPASPLRSARLIDGRVWDGSQPAAYAREFDIAFRADARASA from the coding sequence ATGACCCATACCATCAAGCGGCGCGTCGAACACGAACAAGTGCGCGTCGGCTACCTGGCCCTCACCGATTGCGCGCCGCTGGTGGTGGCGGCCGCGCTCGGCTTCGACGCGCGTCACGGCATCCGCATCGTGGCGTCGCGCGAACCGTCGTGGGCGGCGGTGCGCGACAAGCTGCTGGGCGGCGCGCTCGATGCCGCGCAGATGTTGTACGGCCTGGTGTACGGCGTGGAGCTCGGCATCGGCGGTCCGCGCCGTGACATGGCGGTGCTGATGACACTCAACCAGAACGGCCAGGCCATCACGCTCGGCAACAGTTTGCGTGCGTTGGGCGTAACCAGCGGCGCCGAGCTCGCCGACTATCTCGAACACAGCGGCGAGGACGCGCATTTCGCCCACACCTTTCCGACCGGCACCCACGCCCTGTGGTTGTACTACTGGCTGGCGGCGCACGGCATCGATCCGTTGCGCGATGTGCGCACCTCGACCGTGCCGCCCATGCAGATGGTCGAACGCCTCGGCGAGGGCAGCATCGACGGCTACTGCGCCGGCGAGCCGTGGAATGCCCGCGCGCTCGCCGCGGGTGTCGGCTACACCGTCGCCACCTCGCAGCAGGTATGGCCCGAGCACCCGGAAAAGACCCTCGCCGCCACGCGCGCCTTCGTCAGCGCGCGGCCGCGCGCCGCGCGCGCGCTGGTCATGGCGGTACTGGAGGCATGTCGTTATCTCGACGAACTGCCCAACCGCGTCGGCGTCGCCAACCTGCTGGCCAGCGAAGACTGCCTGGGCTTGCCGGCCTCGCTGATCGCGGCGCGCCTCGGCGGCGACTACATCGATGGTCTCGGTCATCACTGGCAGGACGAACACGCCATCCGCTTTCACGACGCGGGCCGCGTGAACTATCCCTACCTGTCCGACGGCATGTGGTTCATGACCCAGTTTCGACGCTGGGGCCTGCTCCATCACGACCCGGACTACGCGGCGGTCGCGGCCGCGGTCAACCAGTCGGCGCTGTACGCGGATGCGGCCGCCGCGCTCGGCGTGCCGCTGCCGGCCTCGCCCCTGCGCAGCGCGCGTCTCATCGACGGGCGCGTGTGGGACGGCAGCCAGCCGGCCGCCTATGCGCGGGAATTCGACATCGCGTTTCGCGCCGATGCGCGCGCCTCGGCGTGA
- a CDS encoding ANTAR domain-containing protein: MRILLVDAYPERAAVLEKTLLAAGHHIVAHFDHGRCLREQVLRVAPDMVIIDIDSPNRDILEDMHALNREQPRPVVIFTQDGDESLIKNALAAGVSAYVVGDLEPARVAPVLTVAISRFEQFQAVKRELDDARSALAERKLVEKAKGILMKQKGMDEGAAYAAMRRMAMDRNLKLVELARSLIAAAELLA, from the coding sequence ATGCGCATCCTGCTCGTCGATGCCTACCCGGAGCGCGCGGCGGTACTGGAAAAGACCCTGCTCGCGGCCGGTCATCACATCGTCGCGCATTTCGATCACGGGCGTTGCCTGCGCGAGCAGGTGCTGCGCGTCGCGCCCGACATGGTGATCATCGACATCGACTCGCCCAATCGCGACATCCTCGAGGACATGCACGCCTTGAATCGCGAACAGCCGCGGCCGGTCGTGATCTTCACCCAGGATGGCGACGAGAGCCTGATCAAGAACGCCCTGGCGGCCGGCGTCAGCGCCTACGTGGTGGGGGATCTCGAGCCGGCGCGGGTGGCGCCGGTGTTGACGGTCGCCATCAGTCGTTTCGAACAGTTCCAGGCGGTGAAACGCGAACTCGACGACGCGCGCAGCGCACTTGCCGAACGCAAGCTGGTGGAAAAGGCCAAGGGCATACTCATGAAGCAGAAAGGCATGGACGAGGGCGCCGCCTACGCGGCGATGCGACGCATGGCCATGGATCGGAATCTCAAACTGGTGGAACTCGCGCGCTCGCTGATCGCCGCCGCCGAGCTCCTGGCCTGA